The genome window GCCCACAAAAGCCCTTTGCATGCTGAGGCCTCCTTTACTTGCGCTACGGGACAGGTGGCTGGTGACAAAGTTTTTGAAGGTGATTTAAAAACTCCTGAGGGTGTTTATTTTACAACTGGTAAAAGAACCGGGCTTAAAGATTTCGAACTCTATGGCACAATGGCTTTTCCGCTTGATTTTCCCAATCCGATTGATCGAATCAAAGGTAAGACCGGTTACGGTATATGGATTCATGGACGAGGAAAAAAGCTAGTCCCCATGGATACCAAAGGTTGTGTGGCTCTGGTTAATTCTGATATAGGTGTTATAGATACACATATTAAGAGTGGAACTCCCGTTGTTATTGGTGAATCTGTTAGCTGGACTCAGGCTGACGATGAACAGCTGGAGGAGTCCAGGCAGCTCGAAAATCTTGTTTACAAGTGGGCTCATGATTGGGAGAAGAGGGATAATGGCTTTTTCGAGGCTTATGATCAGGAATTATTTAGCAAGTCTGAAAGTAAGTCTTTTAAGTTTTTTAAGAATCGTAAGAAAAGAATTTTTTCCAACACTAAGTGGATTGATATTGAAATTTTAAATTTGCGGGCTTTGCCCGGACCTGATTACTGGGTTACGTGGTTTGACCAGTATTATAGGTCTGGGCGATTGTCTTCATCGTCTTCTAAGCGTCTGTACTGGCAGAAGATTGATGGTAAATGGAAAATCGTAGGGCGTGAATACGGTCCTGCCGGAAAATCACTTAAAGCCAAATATCTTGAATTGAAGATGAAAAGTGTTAGTATCTTTTTGGATAAATGGCGTGATTATTGGCTTAGTGCTGATGTGCCAGATTATTTGTCAATGTATGATGGAAAAGCCTTACAAGGAAATAGGCGCGGAGTTAAATCCATTAAAGCACAGAAAAAAGCAATATGGGAAAGTCGCAAGCCGAAGTCTATCAAGTTTGGCAAGGTTAGACTTCATGAAAATCCACAGGGACTTGAAGCTACTTTCAGGCAGGAGTATTCTGATGAGTCAGGGTATAGCGATAAGGGATTGAAAAAAGTAGTCATCCGTCCTGAAGGGGACAGCTGGCTGATTGTTGATGAACAATGGAGAAAGCTCTAATGGGCAACACCAAGTACAATGTCCTTTTTATGAAGGATGATGACACTGTAAAAAGATACAGACTCAGTCCTTTATGGCTTAAAATGCTTTTCTGGTTCATTTTGCTGCTTGCTCTTTGTGCCGGAGCCGGAGCATGGTCCGGATATACTTTCTGGAATCAGAATACCATGCTGAAACGCGAAAAATTAGAGTTGCATAAAAAACTCAATGACGCTTCTGTGCAGCTTGAGCGTTTAGAAAATGTGAATAAGATTCTTGATTCTTATGATCCTAATGAATTGCAATCATTACTGGCTTCTGTCCCTGTAGAAGAAAAGAAAGTTGAATCAACTGGCGTAAAAGTGGATTTAACCAAGCTTCTTTTTTACAAAAATCTTATGCGTGCCGGTGTTGAAAATGTGAAACTTCGCAGATCCGGTGGAAGTCTGGCATTAAGTTTTGATCTCAATAATCTGCAAACTTCTTCAGCTTTAAGCGGGGAAGCCAAGATAGAGCTGATTAAGAACAGTGGTAGCGGAGTTCGCATAAAGTCTAATCCTAATGATATGTCTTTCCATATTCAGCGTTTTAAAGTTGTCCGTACAAGATTCGGG of Maridesulfovibrio zosterae DSM 11974 contains these proteins:
- a CDS encoding L,D-transpeptidase family protein, with amino-acid sequence MLAGLSSFCFAEGWSSAIGATPLVPDYLVAVDKGAQKLHLLAHKSPLHAEASFTCATGQVAGDKVFEGDLKTPEGVYFTTGKRTGLKDFELYGTMAFPLDFPNPIDRIKGKTGYGIWIHGRGKKLVPMDTKGCVALVNSDIGVIDTHIKSGTPVVIGESVSWTQADDEQLEESRQLENLVYKWAHDWEKRDNGFFEAYDQELFSKSESKSFKFFKNRKKRIFSNTKWIDIEILNLRALPGPDYWVTWFDQYYRSGRLSSSSSKRLYWQKIDGKWKIVGREYGPAGKSLKAKYLELKMKSVSIFLDKWRDYWLSADVPDYLSMYDGKALQGNRRGVKSIKAQKKAIWESRKPKSIKFGKVRLHENPQGLEATFRQEYSDESGYSDKGLKKVVIRPEGDSWLIVDEQWRKL